From a single Brettanomyces bruxellensis chromosome 7, complete sequence genomic region:
- a CDS encoding uncharacterized protein (SECRETED:SignalP(1-19)), with amino-acid sequence MKFSALLAVYSSLIGWASCHQEQNALSKEPIGVEKKPTLEQLWGQEWPFTGIPTFAHLNTTKCLLSPESEYDIGIIGVPFDTATSYRPGARFGPQAIRLASQRQNSMRGFNTRAGINPYQNWASLVDCGDIPVTPMDNKVALDQMTAAFEELLLRRNSSLGDAHPPRYVALGGDHSIILPHLRALHEVYGKIAVIHFDAHLDTWTPAKYPSFWSSEQSKFTHGSMLWMAKQEGILSDDYNVHVGIRTRISGVSWEDFDEDDDQGWLRFSADDVWVGGKQSLDQIVASIKKRIPAHYPVYISVDVDCMDPGFTPGTGTIEPGGMMPREVIYLLRHLDLDLVGADVVEVAPAYDQAEITATNAAQVVFELVTTMVKRGKPLPVRED; translated from the coding sequence ATGAAGTTTTCAGCATTGCTAGCAGTGTATTCGAGTCTTATTGGATGGGCAAGCTGCCACCAGGAACAGAATGCCCTTTCCAAAGAGCCAATCGGAGTCGAGAAAAAGCCCACACTAGAGCAATTGTGGGGTCAGGAGTGGCCGTTTACGGGAATTCCTACATTTGCACATCTCAACACAACCAAGTGTCTCTTGAGTCCAGAATCAGAGTATGACATCGGAATTATTGGCGTTCCGTTTGACACGGCAACATCATATCGGCCGGGAGCCCGGTTCGGCCCCCAGGCGATCAGATTGGCCTCGCAAAGACAAAATTCGATGCGTGGTTTCAACACCAGGGCAGGAATTAACCCCTACCAGAATTGGGCAAGCCTGGTTGACTGCGGCGACATTCCAGTGACACCAATGGATAACAAGGTGGCCTTGGACCAGATGACGGCTGCATTCGAGGAGCTTCTTTTGAGAAGAAACTCGTCTTTGGGGGATGCTCATCCCCCAAGATATGTCGCTTTAGGGGGAGATCACTCGATCATTCTTCCACACTTAAGAGCATTGCACGAGGTGTACGGGAAGATTGCAGTGATCCATTTCGACGCCCATTTGGACACGTGGACACCGGCGAAATATCCCTCTTTCTGGTCCAGTGAGCAGTCGAAATTCACGCATGGTTCGATGCTCTGGATGGCCAAACAGGAGGGGATTTTGAGCGATGATTACAACGTGCACGTTGGAATTCGAACGCGGATTTCCGGTGTTAGCTGGGAGGACTTCGATGAGGACGATGACCAAGGCTGGCTCCGGTTTAGTGCCGACGATGTGTGGGTTGGCGGAAAGCAGTCCTTGGACCAGATTGTTGCAAGCATTAAAAAGCGGATTCCTGCACACTACCCCGTTTACATCTCTGTGGATGTCGACTGCATGGATCCCGGCTTTACCCCCGGAACGGGGACCATCGAGCCGGGTGGAATGATGCCAAGGGAGGTGATCTATCTTCTCAGACACCTCGATCTTGATCTTGTTGGTGCCGATGTGGTTGAAGTTGCCCCAGCGTACGATCAGGCTGAGATTACAGCCACAAACGCTGCCCAGGTTGTTTTCGAGCTTGTTACGACGATGGTCAAGCGTGGTAAGCCTTTACCTGTGAGGGAGGACTGA
- a CDS encoding uncharacterized protein (BUSCO:EOG092641K1), translating into MKFFKSEQTFDYPWEQVSAANWQKYPNKISTHVKSVDVLRREFDPVRQTLTSERLIGCAQNIPRWLSFLTGGINKSYVREVSVVDLKNRKLTMKSCNLTWGSVLKVWETVTYSPDPKNPLCSTKFEQEAEIQASLHCQIGDKIEQWSVDRFGQNAKKGKVGFDSVLEKLDPVWNEKFNDLSGKTSKLFDQMNSRTTSVLKELNDRADSVIKELSDRKECALQDVNGRGQSAVNQLRDSILHKN; encoded by the coding sequence ATGAAGTTCTTCAAATCCGAACAAACCTTTGATTATCCATGGGAGCAAGTGAGTGCGGCCAACTGGCAAAAGTATCCAAATAAGATTTCTACACATGTCAAATCGGTTGATGTTTTACGGAGAGAGTTCGACCCTGTCAGGCAGACTTTAACATCCGAGAGATTGATTGGATGCGCACAGAATATCCCGAGATGGCTTTCCTTTCTCACTGGAGGTATTAACAAGTCATATGTCAGAGAAGTGTCGGTTGTAGATCTTAAAAACCGCAAATTAACGATGAAGTCTTGCAACCTGACCTGGGGAAGTGTGCTGAAAGTGTGGGAAACTGTTACATACTCCCCAGATCCCAAAAATCCTCTATGCAGCACTAAATTTGAGCAGGAGGCCGAGATTCAGGCTTCTCTTCATTGCCAAATAGGTGATAAGATCGAGCAGTGGAGTGTGGATAGGTTTGGCCAAAACGCAAAAAAGGGAAAGGTTGGTTTTGACTCCGTGTTGGAGAAGTTGGATCCCGTCTGGAACGAGAAATTTAACGATTTATCTGGTAAGACCAGTAAGTTGTTCGACCAAATGAACTCAAGAACTACTTCTGTTTTGAAAGAGTTGAATGACCGTGCCGACTCCGTGATAAAGGAGCTTAGTGATAGAAAGGAGTGTGCTCTACAAGATGTTAATGGACGGGGTCAAAGTGCTGTTAATCAGCTTAGGGATTCGATTCTCCACAAGAACTGA
- a CDS encoding uncharacterized protein (BUSCO:EOG09264KIV), translated as MFRSLRVAASLRNAAKRQITGLSAHNTRSISFSSAKFAAEKTTNEQKKGTSEQKSSEKDAVTSGEEPLEWSLNRVDRKLRKAAKAAGEKLNDAFLINRPDLWKGLPDEMIVRLHRRRVVNLGKNFKHNKDELEALLSTAHDPAEAAFIQKVYYEPESQQFDSDIETDYENYMTEGEFMEDSYEQNENDELPTKAQDILRDFHEQLDFNRKAAYELPALAKLREKYVHPSETDKPIVLRYTSYLGEKNPASRKVVMIVKVKNLQLAELESHKLKLLAGPRYDYTTDILRISSDGFLEPAQNASYLSDILNNLISESKADPQEFADVPLDTRPVDKRNKKKQHRNKKQYKFPEQWERPIHPEDRRVELKTLLPFE; from the coding sequence ATGTTTAGAAGCTTGAGAGTGGCGGCGTCTTTACGAAATGCGGCAAAAAGACAAATAACGGGACTGTCTGCACATAATACAAGAAGTATAAGTTTCAGCAGTGCCAAGTTTGCAGCAGAAAAGACAACAAATGAGCAAAAGAAGGGCACATCTGAGCAGAAATCAAGCGAAAAAGATGCAGTTACAAGCGGAGAAGAGCCCTTAGAGTGGTCATTGAACAGAGTGGACAGAAAGTTGagaaaagcagcaaaaGCTGCAGGTGAAAAGCTCAATGATGCATTTTTGATCAACAGGCCTGATTTGTGGAAAGGACTTCCAGATGAGATGATCGTACGGTTACATAGGCGCAGGGTGGTGAACCTGGGTAAGAACTTCAAGCACAACAAGGACGAATTGGAGGCGCTTTTGTCAACAGCTCACGATCCTGCAGAAGCTGCATTTATTCAAAAGGTGTACTACGAACCGGAATCGCAACAGTTTGACTCTGATATCGAGACAGACTACGAGAACTACATGACTGAGGGTGAGTTCATGGAAGATTCGTATGAGCAGAATGAGAATGACGAACTTCCAACAAAAGCTCAAGACATTCTTCGTGATTTTCACGAGCAGCTAGACTTTAACAGAAAAGCAGCATACGAGTTACCGGCATTGGCAAAACTCAGGGAGAAATACGTCCATCCGTCCGAAACAGACAAGCCCATTGTCTTGAGATACACTTCATACTTGGGAGAGAAGAATCCAGCTTCCCGGAAAGTTGTAATGATTGTCAAAGTGAAGAACTTGCAGCTTGCTGAGTTGGAATCTCACAAATTAAAGCTTCTTGCTGGCCCGAGGTACGATTACACAACAGATATTCTTCGAATTAGCTCCGACGGGTTTTTGGAACCTGCACAGAACGCTTCGTACCTCTCGGATATCCTAAACAACTTGATTTCGGAGTCGAAAGCCGATCCTCAAGAGTTTGCAGATGTTCCTTTGGATACAAGGCCTGTGGACAAgagaaataagaaaaagcagcacagaaacaaaaagcagTACAAATTCCCGGAGCAGTGGGAAAGACCAATACACCCGGAGGACCGGAGGGTCGAATTGAAGACCTTACTGCCTTTTGAGTGA
- the RPL8B_2 gene encoding 60S ribosomal protein L8B → MTQPASKKVAPSPFASRKAAKSTSKKNPLVESHPKNFGIGQGLQPKRNVSRYVKWPEYVRLQRQKKVLSLRLKVPPSIAQFSNVLDRNTAAETFKLLNNYRPETKAEKKERLTKEAAAIAEGKKREDVSEKPFVVKYGLNHVVSLIENKKPKLVLIANDVDPIELVVYLPGLCRKMGVPYAIVKGKARLGTLIHQKTSTVAALVDVKPEDEPTLAKLVSTINPQFIDVYDNNKRHWGGGVLGSKHNERFAKKAKAAAREAAANKE, encoded by the coding sequence ATGACACAGCCAGCATCAAAAAAAGTCGCACCAAGCCCCTTCGCCAGCAGAAAAGCAGCTAAAAGCACTTCAAAGAAGAATCCTTTGGTCGAATCCCACCCTAAGAACTTTGGAATAGGTCAGGGATTGCAGCCAAAGAGAAACGTTTCCAGATACGTCAAATGGCCTGAATATGTCAGATTGCAAAGACAGAAGAAGGTGTTGTCTTTAAGATTGAAAGTTCCTCCTTCGATTGCACAGTTCTCGAATGTTTTGGACAGAAACACTGCTGCCGAAACTTTCAAGCTTTTGAATAACTACAGACCTGAAACCAAGgctgaaaagaaggagaggTTGACCAAAGAGGCagcagcaattgctgaagGTAAGAAGAGAGAGGATGTCTCAGAAAAGCCATTTGTTGTCAAGTATGGTTTGAACCACGTTGTTTCTCTTATTGAAAACAAGAAGCCAAAGCTTGTCCTCATTGCCAATGATGTTGATCCAATTGAATTGGTCGTTTATCTACCTGGCTTATGCAGAAAGATGGGTGTTCCATACGCCATTGTCAAGGGAAAGGCCAGATTGGGAACTCTTATCCACCAAAAGACCTCGACAGTTGCCGCTTTGGTCGATGTCAAGCCTGAAGATGAGCCTACATTGGCCAAACTCGTCTCCACGATTAATCCTCAATTTATTGATGTGTATGATAACAATAAGAGACATTGGGGAGGAGGTGTTTTGGGCTCTAAGCACAATGAGAGATTTGCCAAGAAGGCTAAAGCTGCTGCAAGAGAGGCCGCTGCTAATAAGGAGTAA
- the RPL29 gene encoding 60S ribosomal protein L29 has product MQIVWGGLGWHLRNGYNNKKNTNIAFFHRMSKSKNHTNHNQIKKAHRNGIKKPRSYKYPSLRGVDSKFRRNHRYALHGTTKALAAKKAAATKA; this is encoded by the exons ATGCAGATAGTATGGGGGGGGTT AGGATGGCATTTGCGAAATGGATAtaataacaagaaaaatactAACAtcgctttttttcataGAATGTCTAAATCCAAGAACCACACCAACCACAACCAGATCAAGAAGGCTCACAGGAACGGAATCAAGAAGCCAAGATCCTACAAGTACCCATCTTTGAGGGGTGTGGACTCTAAGTTCAGAAGAAACCACAGATACGCACTTCATGGTACTACCAAGGCTTTGGCTGCCAAGAAGGCTGCTGCCACCAAGGCTTAA
- a CDS encoding uncharacterized protein (MEROPS:MER0011260), whose product MRFSRILVGSLIGVGAAIDMGGLLNKANNVKQAILARLERTSDKIVDGRLSLAWQSPLDELFAQLDSVGAVSADGHKYYTEMSSSEIENSPSKQLLESLPKLKDQFVVRFEKWEDGEVRRVVLETAKILGADIWATSNSGKSKFIDVKCDKLVVKKIVEEVGKRCKGARYSARLLIGDLPQAIFETLGESQADFDPKEEENMQATMKNAEKDSRELFRTQKDIFFKQFRHLDTIYSWFDMLTETYPDLLTVEWIGQTYEGRDIRALRISGHKSDNESIRTVVITGGIHAREWISISTVCYIVSGLLADYDAGNKKVRHYLEELDFLFLPVMNPDGYAYTWSTERLWRKNRQQTYHPRCFGIDIDHSFNFHFERGLDSPCSEDYSGQDAFESLESYAWDNYLNSTRHSHPIYAYIDLHSYAEEVLYPYAYSCTEMPRDEENLLELAYGLSQAIRLRSGVNYEVMSACEDRGADLLPEMGAGSALDYMYHNKAYSAFVLKLRDSGSRGFLLPSKFIVPVGREVYSAVKYFADFLTEPPA is encoded by the coding sequence atgaGGTTCAGCAGGATTCTGGTGGGCTCATTGATTGGAGTGGGGGCAGCAATTGACATGGGTGGTCTGCTAAATAAAGCCAACAATGTGAAACAAGCAATTTTAGCACGACTTGAAAGAACAAGCGATAAGATAGTTGATGGAAGGCTCAGTTTGGCATGGCAAAGCCCCCTCGACGAGCTCTTTGCACAACTGGACTCGGTTGGTGCTGTTTCGGCCGACGGGCACAAGTATTATACCGAGATGAGCAGCTCGGAAATCGAGAATTCACCCAGCAAGCAGCTTTTGGAGTCGTTACCGAAGTTGAAGGACCAGTTTGTGGTCAGATTCGAGAAGTGGGAGGACGGAGAAGTTCGTAGGGTTGTTCTGGAAACGGCCAAGATACTCGGGGCGGATATTTGGGCAACTTCGAACTCGGGAAAGAGCAAGTTTATAGACGTGAAGTGTGACAAGTTGGTGGTGAAGAAGATCGTGGAGGAAGTGGGTAAGAGGTGCAAAGGTGCGCGGTACTCGGCGAGATTGCTGATTGGGGACCTTCCGCAGGCAATATTCGAGACTTTGGGCGAGTCACAGGCTGACTTTGATCcaaaagaggaggaaaacaTGCAGGCAACGATGAAAAACGCGGAAAAAGACAGCCGGGAGTTGTTCCGGACGCAGAAagacatttttttcaagcagTTCCGCCACTTGGACACCATTTACAGCTGGTTCGACATGCTCACGGAGACGTATCCGGATTTGTTGACGGTGGAATGGATAGGACAGACATATGAGGGCCGAGATATCCGTGCATTGCGGATTAGTGGGCACAAGTCGGACAACGAGTCGATCCGGACCGTTGTCATAACAGGTGGAATTCACGCACGTGAGTGGATCAGCATTTCCACCGTCTGCTACATCGTGTCGGGCTTGCTTGCCGATTATGATGCCGGAAACAAGAAAGTCAGACACTACCTGGAGGAGTTGGactttctgtttcttccGGTGATGAATCCGGACGGTTATGCGTACACGTGGAGCACTGAGCGGTTATGGAGGAAGAACAGGCAGCAGACTTACCATCCGCGGTGCTTTGGCATCGATATTGACCACTCGTTCAACTTCCACTTCGAAAGAGGCCTCGATTCTCCATGCAGCGAGGATTACTCGGGCCAGGACGCATTCGAGAGTCTCGAGAGTTACGCTTGGGACAATTACTTGAACAGCACGCGGCATAGTCACCCAATATATGCGTACATAGACCTCCACTCGTATGCAGAGGAGGTACTTTACCCTTACGCTTATTCGTGCACTGAGATGCCACGCGATGAAGAGAACTTGCTAGAACTTGCATACGGTCTTTCTCAGGCCATCCGGCTTCGTTCTGGTGTCAACTACGAGGTTATGTCTGCTTGTGAGGACCGGGGTGCCGATCTTTTGCCTGAAATGGGTGCAGGCTCTGCTTTAGACTACATGTATCACAATAAAGCGTACTCGGCATTCGTTCTCAAGCTTCGTGATAGTGGAAGCCGTggatttcttcttccttcgAAGTTTATTGTGCCTGTTGGTAGGGAGGTGTACTCGGCAGTGAAGTATTTTGCGGATTTCTTGACCGAGCCGCCGGCATGA
- a CDS encoding uncharacterized protein (BUSCO:EOG09261EMF) has translation MGARTYGRSRRGRNSKRSSRYMARSRSRESGDKIQVKKEMEASVSVAAAEGNAADAGGQKGDDEAEADDDMKEDGASEDEETGNVPNKDAKSDIEEEEGTEEEGKQQPASTLKAVLGLLDLEYDEKVGLLKGDAIYKVPRREKLEKVESMMAELLKQIDEGVKRDKQVLQRYCSAGFESQIKQREKEIELEGEDEPSGVRMRGSDEERPTHTIIKISGGETGSGTIRIQRRKADVLEEDEESGAVKVKPHRRRSIIVTANGKRREITPAIAESDESDEDDISIEGVAEAPAAVPGENTAVEVKLEKENEENEENEAEEGFLASAYASKPAPDFDIKKLLKPTLEQLGMYDDEKARAESSTEREYMKKKLAVADYPESDLKSYLAGEIPTKDLSVNRPTSQVPFTSFENYVEPFFRNFTEEDVSFLRQRAVLGNHVSRGYDFRKEPFSIPALGPGYAEVWKEEDRLAAESGKPGLGDAEYGNVRGSTHVHFVEKARKLCEKRMHTHMQQLTAAVGDAAKLSNACVEGEHAVSCGPLTSRILSALVPEESFYRKRENVAGANDSFDTDDADDYPEGSAARLPGEAEAGDDEDEDDEGDERAKIDASARSIVDLHSPDYSTLDTRLKRELKYIGVYMNVQQILGDPGFDQDWCEKKEDDEVCREMRQLQKQLKAVQRRNNHKKRVLAPMVEEQIAWQEYMTVLEDLNKQVEQHYRRRLNVNPRKSRKRGGHHKERENIAKDDQSTNHLVTSASFQGLLAKRAKWIQKIGPLFRSEREMRHMPEESIFKNLASDNDENDDNDELEDVEDDVDEDVDVLGRHQDEVQAESLEIDSKD, from the coding sequence ATGGGGGCCAGAACATACGGGCGGAGTCGAAGAGGTCGcaattccaaaagaagctCCAGATACATGGCAAGAAGTCGATCCAGAGAATCAGGCGATAAGATACAagttaaaaaggaaatggaGGCATCGGTCTCTGTAGCAGCAGCAGAGGGCAATGCAGCAGATGCGGGAGGTCAAAAAGGGGATGATGAGGCTGAGGCAGACGATGATATGAAGGAGGATGGGGCGTCAGAAGACGAAGAAACAGGAAATGTGCCGAATAAAGATGCGAAAAGTGATattgaggaagaagaaggcacAGAAGAGGAAGGGAAACAGCAGCCGGCAAGCACATTGAAGGCTGTTTTAGGATTGTTGGACCTCGAGTATGATGAGAAGGTGGGGCTGCTTAAAGGCGATGCGATCTACAAAGTGCCGCGAAGAGAAAAACTagaaaaagtggaaagtATGATGGCAGAATTATTGAAGCAGATCGATGAGGGCGTGAAAAGGGACAAGCAGGTGTTGCAGCGATACTGCAGTGCCGGGTTTGAGAGCCAGATCAAGCAGCGGGAGAAGGAAATCGAGCTGGAGGGGGAGGATGAGCCAAGTGGTGTAAGGATGCGCGGGTCCGATGAGGAGAGACCGACACACACGATCATCAAAATAAGCGGGGGTGAGACCGGCTCGGGTACAATTCGGATACAGCGACGTAAGGCGGATGTGCTggaggaggatgaggagAGCGGAGCGGTGAAAGTGAAGCCGCATCGTCGGAGAAGCATAATTGTTACTGCAAACGGCAAAAGGCGTGAGATAACTCCGGCAATAGCGGAGTCGGATGAGTCAGACGAGGACGATATAAGCATAGAAGGCGTGGCGGAGGCTCCGGCAGCTGTTCCGGGGGAAAACACGGCGGTGGAAGTGAAACtggagaaggaaaatgaggaaaaCGAGGAAAACGAGGCAGAAGAAGGATTTTTGGCTTCTGCGTATGCCTCAAAGCCGGCACCGGACTTTGACATCAAGAAGCTGTTGAAGCCGACATTGGAGCAGCTGGGGATGTACGATGATGAGAAGGCAAGAGCTGAATCAAGCACGGAAAGAGAATacatgaagaagaaactaGCAGTGGCAGATTACCCGGAATCTGACCTTAAGAGCTACTTAGCAGGGGAAATCCCAACAAAGGACCTGTCGGTGAATCGGCCGACGAGCCAGGTGCCGTTCACATCGTTCGAAAACTACGTGGAGCCGTTTTTTCGGAATTTCACGGAGGAAGATGTGAGTTTCCTGCGGCAAAGGGCCGTTTTGGGCAACCATGTGAGTCGCGGGTACGATTTCCGCAAGGAGCCCTTCTCGATACCGGCATTGGGTCCCGGATACGCGGAAGTTTGGAAGGAGGAAGACCGGCTGGCTGCTGAATCGGGCAAACCGGGGCTTGGCGATGCCGAATACGGAAATGTGCGTGGCAGTACACACGTGCATTTTGTGGAAAAGGCACGCAAGCTGTGCGAGAAACGCATGCACACGCACATGCAGCAGCTGACAGCTGCAGTGGGTGATGCCGCAAAGCTCTCGAATGCGTGCGTGGAAGGCGAGCATGCAGTATCATGCGGGCCTTTGACTTCTAGAATCCTCTCTGCATTAGTTCCAGAAGAGTCCTTTTACCGAAAGCGGGAAAATGTCGCCGGTGCCAACGACAGTTTCGACACCGATGACGCAGACGATTACCCGGAGGGCAGTGCTGCCCGGTTACCCGGAGAGGCGGAAGctggtgatgatgaggatgaggatgacgAGGGGGACGAGAGAGCGAAaatcgacgcgtcggcCAGGTCGATCGTCGATCTGCACAGCCCGGACTACAGCACGTTGGACACACGATTGAAGCGGGAGCTCAAGTACATCGGCGTTTACATGAACGTGCAGCAGATACTCGGGGACCCGGGCTTTGACCAGGACTGGtgcgaaaaaaaggaggatgaCGAAGTTTGCCGGGAAATGAGGCAGTTGCAAAAGCAGTTGAAGGCGGTGCAGAGGCGGAATAATCACAAGAAGCGTGTTTTGGCACCGATGGTCGAGGAGCAAATTGCCTGGCAGGAGTATATGACCGTTCTCGAGGACTTAAATAAGCAGGTCGAGCAGCATTATCGCCGCCGGCTCAACGTTAATCCTcgaaaaagcaggaaaagagGTGGCCACCATAAAGAGCGTGAAAACATCGCCAAAGATGATCAAAGCACCAATCACTTGGTGACCAGTGCCTCTTTCCAGGGTCTTTTAGCCAAGCGGGCCAAGTGGATTCAGAAAATTGGCCCGCTGTTCAGGTCGGAGCGTGAAATGAGACACATGCCTGAAGAAtccatcttcaaaaatctTGCAAGTGACAATGACGAAAATGACGACAATGATGAACTTGAGGACGTCGAAGATGACGTTGACGAGGATGTTGATGTTCTTGGGCGCCATCAGGATGAGGTCCAGGCCGAGAGCTTGGAGATAGACAGTAAGGATTAG
- a CDS encoding uncharacterized protein (BUSCO:EOG09264FYY) → MSSIDNSAASTRTACFTSCENTGKCASSKSENPSDDATVSSSFGYWRVLLKKCSEWLVFIPSKSSFLPNSASSASSDKSHNYEFMKQSNYIFLCGGHLRTTRIVRPNFTSYGPKFSMLPFTILAVTFPIVLYLVFEAAWLWNHVSPAVVVVFCYCWCVLMNCLLRAALMDPGVLPKNVHLVDNVAKNGLPEEYHSWIQMPGPRMVHDAKKPDAKKTPDPVSTPVYAKYCNSCFIWRPARASHCSRCNVCIANLDHHCPWLSNCVGQRNHCYFIGFLVFACIECSFLAASSFYIVAVKSANRARMSLFLGIFACLGLLYPLLLLISHLLLGFFGITTREYLNTERHSGNSHFKDLCLSPFNLGSPTTNFYHQWFRPRGASNFRVLSRRRLDDGRLDQVVIGGLDV, encoded by the coding sequence ATGTCTTCTATAGATAATTCAGCCGCCTCTACCAGAACGGCATGTTTTACATCGTGTGAAAATACAGGAAAATGTGCATCTTCCAAGAGTGAAAATCCCTCTGATGATGCCACCGTCAGTTCTAGTTTTGGCTACTGGCGTGTTCTGCTGAAAAAATGCAGCGAATGGTTGGTATTCATACCCTCAAAGTCATCATTCTTGCCTAATAGTGCATCGAGTGCCTCAAGTGACAAATCCCACAATTACGAGTTCATGAAGCAGTCAAACTACATATTCTTGTGCGGGGGCCATCTCCGCACGACGAGAATAGTAAGGCCCAATTTCACAAGTTACGGACCGAAGTTTTCGATGCTGCCATTCACAATTTTAGCAGTTACATTTCCAATAGTGCTCTATTTGGTGTTTGAGGCAGCCTGGCTGTGGAATCACGTGTCCCCAGCAGTGGTAGTAGTCTTCTGCTACTGCTGGTGTGTGCTTATGAACTGTCTTTTACGTGCTGCACTCATGGACCCCGGGGTTTTGCCGAAAAATGTTCATCTGGTTGATAATGTAGCGAAAAATGGCCTTCCGGAGGAATACCACTCGTGGATACAGATGCCGGGGCCCAGAATGGTGCATGATGCAAAGAAACCAGATGCCAAGAAAACTCCTGACCCCGTTTCGACACCCGTTTATGCCAAATATTGCAACTCCTGCTTCATTTGGAGACCTGCACGCGCATCTCATTGCTCAAGATGCAATGTTTGCATCGCCAATCTTGACCACCATTGTCCGTGGCTTTCCAACTGTGTTGGCCAACGCAATCATTGCTACTTTATTGGTTTCCTCGTGTTCGCGTGCATCGAATGCTCATTTCTTGCCGCTTCCAGTTTCTATATTGTAGCTGTTAAGTCTGCAAATCGTGCACGGATGTCGTTATTCCTCGGAATATTTGCCTGTCTTGGGCTTCTCTACCCTCTCCTACTCCTCATCTCGCATCTCTTGCTTGGATTCTTTGGCATTACCACTCGAGAATATCTAAATACCGAACGGCATAGTGGAAATAGCCATTTTAAGGATCTTTGTCTCAGTCCATTCAATTTGGGAAGCCCTACAACTAATTTTTACCACCAATGGTTTCGTCCAAGAGGAGCATCCAACTTCCGTGTTCTTTCAAGGCGCAGACTTGATGACGGACGCCTGGATCAGGTAGTAATAGGTGGTTTGGATGTCTGA
- the RPL2_2 gene encoding 60S ribosomal protein L2 yields MGRVIRNQRKGAGSIFTSHTRLRKGAAKLRNLDYAERHGYIRGVVKQIIHDPGRGAPLAKVSFRDPYKYKLREETFIANEGVYTGQFIYCGKKATLNVGNVLPLGAMPEGTIASNVEEKIGDRGALGRTSGNYVIIVGHNPDENKTRVKLPSGAKKVISSDARGVIGIVAGGGRIDKPMLKAGRAFYKYRVKRNSWPKNRGVAMNPVDHPHGGGNHQHIGAPSTIGRRAVAGQKVGLIAARRTGLLRGSKEKALEE; encoded by the exons ATGG GTAGAGTCATCAGAAACCAAAGAAAAGGTGCTGGATCCATTTTCACCTCGCACACGAGGTTGAGAAAGGGAGCAGCCAAGTTGAGAAATCTCGATTATGCTGAGAGACACGGATACATCAGAGGTGTCGTCAAGCAAATTATCCACGATCCAGGTAGAGGTGCACCTTTGGCCAAGGTTTCTTTCAGAGACCCATACAAGTACAAGCTCAGAGAAGAGACCTTCATTGCCAACGAAGGTGTTTACACCGGACAGTTCATCTACTGCGGTAAGAAGGCCACTTTGAATGTTGGAAATGTCCTTCCTTTGGGTGCAATGCCAGAAGGAACCATCGCTTCTAACGTTGAAGAGAAGATTGGAGACAGAGGTGCTTTGGGAAGAACTTCTGGAAACTACGTTATCATCGTTGGTCACAACCCAGACGAAAACAAGACCAGAGTTAAGCTTCCTTCAGGAGCCAAGAAAGTCATCTCTTCTGATGCCAGAGGTGTCATCGGTATTGTTGCCGGTGGAGGTAGAATCGACAAGCCAATGTTGAAGGCCGGAAGAGCTTTCTACAAGTACAGAGTCAAGAGAAACTCGTGGCCAAAGAACAGAGGTGTTGCCATGAACCCCGTGGACCATCCACATGGTGGTGGTAACCATCAGCATATTGGTGCACCATCTACCATTGGTAGACGTGCAGTTGCTGGTCAGAAGGTTGGTTTGATTGCTGCCAGAAGAACCGGTTTGCTCAGGGGTTCCAAGGAGAAGGCTCTCGAGGAGTAA